The Bacteroidota bacterium genome includes a region encoding these proteins:
- a CDS encoding BamA/TamA family outer membrane protein yields MSLRLVLFLFTLVPVLGSTVPLAYSQGAVSDQGTASATSGEQTGAPENSDTTYVRVIDRRIVGERHRRTTDDLLAFVRTRENHGLFDITGLTPGYWVYRLGTRASLPGWLGAGLRRIGDEPAILDTAVVATDALRLAALYRQDGYRQAQVLAAVDSLGGNRVRVTFDIQPGQPSLIDTVRYAGIEALPAETQQALVEETLLDARVVEEPRTLVGTGQRFAEADLLAERGRLIEVLQRRGHPLVTRDSIRAIVFGANEDAKPDTVDIRFEIRPGPRMRFGDVHVEVDGPERAPARLDSMARGDGQVTTRIEDDTRLEPFLLHRALRFAPGDPYDVSRLRSTKQRLERVGVFSFSDITPQLPAASLQGDSLELPVLPHRIRLRTRPRHSIRLEGFVLQRSYLLGTERDELGLGAGITYRNANAFGSGESFALSTSGSVAGTFDGGFPTAQVDASATLTLPYLVRPFSGLERGLVDARTRYAARWVAARRDLLRIVIRSRVELGAQLELRHSTRTTSFLDLLDLNLSDPDTLGGFEQDYLSIIQDPVEREFLLDDYTRPQINNALRYTLRSTTANLFRRDRGYVREISVETGGNLLYLFDRFVFSPDSLEGTLPSIIDGADLEYRPYLRLRADARQYVPLSRRTTLAFKAIVGVALPTGDAPVVPFDRRFYIGGATSVRGWALRTLGPGVAEQEGAFVQGGDLKLELAAEGRTVLVRNLFKANWSAALFADAGNVWLGPRNPGDDAGRFFADQFYRQLALSAGYGLRIGWEFLVVRFDLAYRVREPQPGAPWFPDGLRRPLFHFGIGQAF; encoded by the coding sequence GTGTCGCTCCGCCTTGTGCTGTTCCTGTTCACCCTCGTTCCGGTCCTGGGCAGCACGGTTCCTCTCGCGTACAGCCAGGGGGCGGTTAGCGACCAAGGGACCGCAAGCGCAACGAGTGGTGAGCAGACGGGTGCTCCAGAGAATTCCGACACGACCTACGTGCGTGTGATCGACCGGCGCATCGTCGGCGAGCGGCATCGGAGAACCACGGACGACCTGCTGGCCTTCGTTCGCACGCGCGAGAACCACGGCCTCTTCGACATCACCGGATTGACGCCAGGCTACTGGGTCTACCGACTCGGTACGAGAGCGTCACTGCCAGGCTGGCTCGGAGCAGGTCTCCGGCGCATTGGCGACGAACCAGCGATTCTCGACACCGCCGTGGTCGCTACGGACGCGTTGCGCCTGGCAGCCCTCTACCGACAAGACGGCTACCGACAGGCCCAGGTGCTGGCTGCCGTCGATTCCCTGGGCGGAAATCGGGTACGAGTCACCTTCGATATCCAACCGGGCCAGCCGTCTCTCATCGACACCGTCCGGTACGCTGGGATTGAGGCGTTGCCCGCGGAGACGCAGCAGGCACTCGTCGAAGAGACGCTCCTAGACGCTCGGGTGGTCGAGGAGCCTCGCACCCTCGTGGGGACGGGGCAGCGCTTTGCCGAGGCCGACCTCCTGGCCGAGCGAGGCCGCCTCATCGAAGTCTTGCAGCGACGCGGGCACCCGCTCGTCACCCGGGACTCGATACGCGCAATCGTGTTCGGGGCGAACGAGGACGCCAAGCCGGATACGGTGGACATTCGTTTCGAAATCCGCCCCGGGCCGCGCATGCGCTTCGGCGATGTGCACGTGGAGGTAGACGGCCCAGAACGTGCCCCGGCACGGTTGGACTCGATGGCACGGGGAGACGGGCAGGTGACCACCCGCATCGAGGACGACACGCGGCTGGAGCCCTTCCTCTTGCACCGCGCCTTACGCTTCGCACCAGGTGACCCGTACGACGTCTCGCGGCTGCGGTCAACGAAGCAGCGCCTGGAGCGCGTGGGGGTGTTCAGCTTCAGCGACATCACCCCTCAGCTGCCTGCGGCAAGCCTCCAAGGCGACAGCCTCGAACTGCCCGTCCTGCCGCACCGCATCCGGCTGCGGACCCGGCCGCGCCACAGCATCCGCCTCGAAGGGTTTGTCCTCCAGCGTTCGTACCTCCTCGGCACCGAACGGGACGAGTTGGGCCTGGGAGCGGGCATCACCTATCGCAACGCCAATGCCTTCGGTAGCGGCGAGTCGTTTGCGCTGAGCACCTCGGGCTCCGTAGCAGGCACGTTCGACGGCGGCTTTCCGACGGCGCAGGTCGACGCGAGCGCGACGCTCACCCTGCCGTACCTCGTCCGCCCGTTCAGCGGTTTGGAACGAGGGCTCGTAGACGCGCGCACCCGCTATGCTGCGCGCTGGGTGGCTGCCCGCCGCGACCTGCTCCGCATCGTCATCCGCAGCCGCGTCGAGCTCGGGGCGCAACTCGAACTGCGCCACTCAACGCGGACGACCTCGTTCCTCGATCTGCTCGACCTCAACCTCAGCGATCCCGACACCTTGGGCGGCTTCGAACAGGACTACCTGAGCATCATCCAGGACCCGGTCGAGCGCGAATTCCTGCTCGACGACTACACCCGGCCTCAGATCAACAATGCGCTTCGGTACACCCTGCGCAGCACCACCGCGAACCTCTTCCGCCGGGATCGGGGCTACGTCCGCGAGATCAGCGTTGAGACGGGCGGCAACCTGCTCTACCTCTTCGACCGCTTCGTCTTCTCGCCCGACTCGCTCGAAGGCACGCTGCCAAGCATCATCGACGGAGCCGACCTCGAATACCGGCCCTACCTGCGGCTCCGCGCCGATGCCCGGCAGTATGTCCCGCTGAGCCGCCGGACGACGCTGGCGTTCAAGGCCATCGTGGGCGTGGCTCTGCCGACAGGCGACGCTCCGGTCGTTCCCTTCGACCGTCGCTTTTACATCGGCGGGGCGACGAGCGTCCGCGGCTGGGCACTCCGCACCCTCGGTCCCGGCGTGGCCGAGCAGGAGGGTGCGTTCGTCCAAGGCGGCGACCTCAAGCTCGAACTCGCTGCCGAAGGCCGCACCGTGCTGGTGCGCAACCTCTTCAAGGCAAACTGGAGTGCGGCGCTCTTTGCGGACGCTGGCAACGTCTGGCTCGGTCCCCGCAACCCGGGCGACGATGCCGGGCGTTTCTTCGCAGACCAGTTCTACCGGCAACTTGCCTTGAGCGCTGGCTATGGCCTGCGCATCGGCTGGGAGTTCCTCGTCGTGCGGTTCGACCTAGCCTACCGCGTGCGCGAGCCGCAGCCGGGGGCCCCCTGGTTTCCAGATGGGTTGCGCAGACCGCTCTTCCACTTCGGGATCGGGCAGGCCTTTTAG
- a CDS encoding ATP-binding protein, which yields MSAIRHAALMLWLVGPCSVGLAQSGRQFNAGPFVGTVWTIREGMPQGSARGLTQRSDGSLWFGTDSGLTRFDGLAFTPFSRALLPGPSGSDLALALHDPGDGTLWLGSFGSGAVRLHLPTPATPTSYYEPLSTADGLSSTTVWSFASDLDGTWLGTTDGLLKQTPDTLLHFTQRDGLPGADVRALQRDSASRLWVGTTAGLALHTAGGVSALRGVGIPEGAISSLAPVPAYAGGGMWVGTRTGLHRCTPPPVRCEPQGLALASPVIQALTVTRDGALWIGTEAPLLHRLASDGSLLSVPSGPPGEAGGVVSLLEDREGNLWAGTAGYGLVRLRRMAVTTLGRAEGLVDDLVRPLLEAPAGTMWIGTRRGALHRLRGDRLDVFRLPDAARGNAVLSLAAASDGRPWVGLAGRGIARPVNGALVLVDGLEGAIDALSLLEDRTGRLWIGHNGQGLWRRDLDGRLHRYGIAHGLPSGTVRVLTQDTLGRLWAGTDGGLVRLHATPDTTRFDVFTTVDGLADTAVFALMDDADTAPGTLWIGGSEQLSRLTTAADGTVRFDALDHERMLLDDGAGSLWTRRINSLYRVRKRDLHALADGQTDGVAGTSYGPEVGVSGEGVYGFSPPATRAEDGRLFFPTTLGVAIVDLDALPPSLPPPSVAVTRVDADANSFVRPAAPARFPPALNRLELHFNAFDLTAPDRVRYRYRLDGFEESWTATDLRRSAIYTNLAPGRYTFYVEAANHQGVWSAEPARYAFAVEPRLSQTWWFRLGLALVLAGFGLATYAARVRGLRQRADLLRAQVRQRTAALETEKLRTEEALAETRAAQAVVEAQAAQLRKLDAAKNRLFENLSHEFRTPLTLVLGPLERALAGAQAEGDLHTAHAQATHLLDLVNQLLDLAKLEAGHLALDRTPIDFGDLVAGTVAAFESEAVQHGLTLVAVCVEPSPVVLGEARHLRRVVANLVSNALAHTPEGGRITVQLAASEETARLTVEDTGSGIPAEALPHVFDRFYQVEASPTLGRAGTGIGLALARELVEAHGGTVSVTSEVGVGSTFVVTLPTTDAAPVALAPSSSQAATVPRLPRSMAEASDDSLALGERPTLLLVEDHAALRDFLARALAEGYEVHPAADGAEALALAKSLRPDLIVSDVMMPNLDGLALAAALRADDALRATPVVLLTARADAADEVAGLDAGADAYLAKPFSLPVLRAHLDALVERHQTLRDRFRREVVVQPSEIVVTSDDAAFVERVRAVVEDALADPHLTVEVLADRLAVSPRQLHRRMRALTGLTPAAFVRAMRLQRAATLLAGRSGTVAEVAYAVGFRSESHFTKRFKAEFGVLPSVYGEGSAG from the coding sequence ATGTCGGCCATCAGGCACGCAGCGCTGATGCTATGGCTAGTGGGGCCGTGTTCTGTCGGGCTTGCGCAGAGCGGCCGCCAGTTCAACGCCGGTCCCTTCGTGGGCACCGTGTGGACCATCCGCGAAGGCATGCCGCAAGGCTCGGCGCGTGGGCTCACGCAGCGGTCGGACGGCAGCCTGTGGTTCGGCACCGACTCCGGCCTCACCCGCTTCGACGGCCTTGCGTTCACGCCGTTCTCGCGGGCACTGCTCCCCGGCCCTTCTGGCTCAGACCTCGCCCTCGCCCTTCACGACCCCGGCGATGGGACGCTCTGGCTCGGCTCCTTCGGCAGTGGTGCCGTACGGTTGCACCTCCCCACTCCGGCGACGCCGACCTCGTACTACGAGCCTTTGAGTACCGCCGACGGGCTCTCCTCTACCACCGTATGGTCCTTCGCGTCTGACTTGGATGGCACCTGGCTAGGCACCACGGACGGCTTGCTCAAGCAGACGCCTGATACACTGCTCCACTTCACGCAAAGAGACGGCCTGCCCGGCGCGGATGTTCGCGCGCTCCAACGTGACTCGGCCAGCCGTCTCTGGGTCGGCACCACGGCAGGCCTCGCCTTGCACACGGCTGGGGGGGTTAGCGCACTCCGAGGTGTTGGCATACCCGAGGGTGCCATCTCATCCCTTGCCCCGGTTCCAGCGTATGCTGGCGGCGGCATGTGGGTCGGCACCCGAACGGGCCTTCATCGCTGCACACCGCCCCCAGTGCGGTGCGAACCGCAAGGACTCGCCCTCGCTAGCCCGGTCATTCAAGCGCTTACGGTCACACGCGACGGTGCGCTTTGGATTGGTACGGAAGCGCCGCTCCTCCACCGCCTTGCGTCGGACGGAAGCCTCCTCTCAGTCCCATCCGGTCCGCCTGGCGAGGCAGGCGGCGTCGTGTCGCTACTAGAAGACCGGGAGGGCAACCTCTGGGCTGGAACCGCAGGGTACGGACTCGTGCGCCTACGCCGTATGGCTGTAACCACCCTTGGTAGAGCGGAAGGGCTTGTGGACGACCTTGTCCGCCCTCTGCTCGAAGCGCCGGCAGGGACGATGTGGATCGGGACGCGGCGCGGAGCGCTTCACCGCCTTCGCGGCGACCGGCTCGACGTGTTTCGTCTACCCGACGCGGCACGGGGCAACGCGGTGCTCTCGCTCGCCGCCGCTAGCGACGGTCGACCATGGGTGGGGCTAGCCGGTCGTGGCATCGCGCGCCCTGTCAACGGCGCGCTGGTCTTAGTCGACGGCCTGGAAGGCGCCATCGACGCGCTGTCGTTGCTCGAAGACCGGACAGGCCGCCTCTGGATTGGCCACAACGGACAGGGCCTCTGGCGTCGCGATCTGGATGGCCGACTGCATCGGTATGGCATCGCCCATGGACTTCCCAGCGGGACCGTCCGCGTGCTTACCCAGGACACGCTCGGACGCCTGTGGGCGGGCACCGATGGCGGCCTGGTGCGCCTTCACGCTACTCCTGACACAACGCGCTTTGACGTCTTCACGACGGTCGACGGGCTCGCTGACACTGCCGTCTTTGCGCTCATGGACGATGCCGACACAGCACCAGGGACGCTTTGGATTGGCGGTAGCGAGCAGCTCTCGCGGCTGACAACAGCAGCCGATGGCACGGTCCGCTTCGACGCGCTCGACCACGAGCGCATGCTCCTGGACGACGGCGCCGGTTCGCTCTGGACGCGCCGCATCAACAGCCTCTACCGCGTGCGCAAACGCGACCTGCACGCGCTTGCAGACGGTCAGACGGACGGAGTGGCCGGGACGTCGTACGGGCCAGAGGTGGGCGTGTCCGGTGAAGGCGTGTATGGCTTCAGTCCCCCCGCCACTCGCGCCGAGGACGGCCGCCTCTTCTTCCCCACCACGCTGGGCGTCGCCATCGTGGACCTCGACGCCCTCCCGCCATCGTTGCCGCCACCGTCCGTTGCCGTAACGCGCGTCGATGCGGATGCCAACAGCTTCGTGCGACCCGCAGCACCCGCACGGTTTCCACCGGCGCTCAACCGCCTCGAACTGCACTTCAACGCGTTTGACCTCACCGCGCCCGACCGAGTCCGCTACCGCTACCGCCTCGACGGCTTCGAAGAGAGCTGGACGGCGACGGACCTCCGGCGTTCGGCGATCTACACCAACCTCGCGCCAGGTCGCTACACGTTTTACGTGGAAGCCGCCAACCACCAGGGCGTCTGGAGTGCGGAGCCGGCACGGTATGCCTTCGCCGTAGAGCCGCGCCTCTCACAGACGTGGTGGTTCCGGCTCGGCCTCGCGCTTGTCCTCGCGGGCTTCGGCCTTGCCACGTATGCGGCTCGCGTGCGTGGTTTAAGACAGCGCGCCGACCTTCTCCGAGCACAAGTCCGCCAGCGCACCGCTGCGCTCGAAACGGAGAAGCTGCGCACCGAAGAGGCTCTCGCCGAGACGCGAGCGGCCCAGGCTGTCGTGGAGGCGCAAGCGGCGCAGCTTCGCAAACTCGACGCCGCGAAGAACCGGCTCTTCGAGAACCTGAGCCACGAGTTCCGCACGCCGCTGACGCTGGTGCTCGGCCCGCTCGAGCGCGCGCTCGCAGGCGCCCAGGCTGAGGGCGACCTCCACACCGCGCACGCGCAGGCCACGCACCTGCTCGACCTCGTCAATCAGCTTCTTGACCTCGCCAAGCTCGAAGCGGGCCATCTCGCGCTCGATCGCACGCCGATCGACTTCGGCGATCTCGTGGCAGGCACCGTCGCCGCTTTCGAGTCCGAGGCGGTCCAGCATGGCCTCACGCTCGTCGCCGTCTGTGTCGAGCCCTCCCCTGTCGTCCTCGGCGAAGCGCGGCACCTCAGACGGGTCGTCGCCAATCTGGTCAGCAATGCACTCGCGCACACGCCGGAGGGAGGTCGCATCACCGTCCAACTAGCGGCTTCGGAAGAAACCGCTAGGCTGACGGTCGAGGACACCGGCAGCGGCATTCCGGCAGAGGCGCTGCCGCATGTGTTCGATCGGTTCTACCAAGTCGAGGCCTCGCCCACGTTGGGCCGGGCCGGGACCGGAATCGGGCTCGCGTTGGCGAGGGAGTTAGTGGAGGCGCACGGAGGCACAGTCAGCGTGACCAGCGAGGTAGGCGTTGGCAGCACCTTCGTGGTCACCCTCCCAACGACCGATGCCGCACCTGTTGCGCTGGCGCCTAGCTCGTCCCAGGCTGCCACTGTACCTCGCCTTCCCAGAAGTATGGCCGAGGCTAGCGACGACTCGCTTGCGCTGGGCGAACGACCGACGCTGTTGCTGGTGGAGGACCACGCGGCCCTCCGCGACTTTCTCGCCCGTGCGCTTGCCGAAGGCTACGAGGTCCACCCGGCCGCCGACGGCGCCGAGGCGCTCGCCCTCGCGAAATCGCTACGCCCTGACCTCATCGTGAGCGACGTGATGATGCCGAACCTGGACGGCCTCGCCCTCGCCGCTGCGCTGCGAGCCGACGACGCGCTCCGAGCGACGCCCGTCGTGCTGCTTACCGCCCGTGCCGACGCCGCCGACGAGGTTGCGGGACTTGATGCCGGAGCCGACGCCTATCTCGCCAAGCCGTTTAGCCTGCCCGTCCTTCGCGCCCACCTCGACGCCCTGGTGGAGCGGCACCAGACACTACGCGACCGCTTCCGCCGCGAGGTGGTCGTGCAGCCGAGCGAGATCGTTGTCACCTCGGACGATGCCGCGTTCGTCGAGCGAGTGCGTGCCGTCGTGGAGGATGCGTTGGCGGACCCGCACCTCACCGTCGAGGTGCTAGCCGACCGGCTCGCGGTGAGCCCGCGCCAACTTCACCGGCGAATGCGGGCGCTGACCGGGCTGACGCCAGCGGCCTTCGTCCGGGCAATGCGGCTCCAGCGGGCTGCGACGCTGCTGGCCGGACGCAGCGGCACCGTCGCCGAGGTCGCCTACGCCGTGGGCTTCCGCAGCGAGTCGCACTTCACAAAGCGGTTCAAGGCCGAGTTCGGTGTGCTGCCCTCGGTCTATGGCGAGGGATCGGCTGGCTGA
- a CDS encoding M23 family metallopeptidase: MPKNTYYHYDHEACTFVEVKPTASRYLKHAAAVLVVALVIATGATWYLWSTAQTPLEISQQEEIERLRTQLATTTGQVASFTEQMQALEAKDRDLYRALLGAEPISDDVRQVGVGGARDESLDRYSLPTSRLLRENARTSNQLERQIALQSQSFEDLLALAERHKERLDQTPAMLPTQGRLTSGYGMRRHPIFRARKMHNGVDFSTPVGTPVYATADGVVSFRGVSGGYGNLLRIRHAKSNRETRYAHLSRFAPGVSEGSAVKRGDLVAYTGNTGLSTAPHLHYEVRDLGGEPLNPVTTFAPGVTPQEYQDLVEQAAEDNPMLGGT, encoded by the coding sequence ATGCCCAAAAACACTTACTACCACTATGACCACGAGGCTTGCACCTTCGTAGAGGTCAAGCCCACCGCTTCCCGCTACCTCAAGCACGCCGCTGCTGTACTAGTCGTTGCCCTCGTGATTGCCACGGGCGCGACCTGGTACCTCTGGAGTACCGCTCAGACTCCGCTTGAGATATCGCAGCAGGAGGAGATCGAACGGCTCCGCACGCAACTTGCCACGACTACGGGCCAAGTCGCAAGCTTCACGGAGCAAATGCAGGCGCTCGAAGCCAAGGACCGCGACCTCTACCGTGCTCTCCTCGGCGCCGAGCCCATCTCTGACGATGTGCGCCAAGTCGGCGTAGGTGGTGCCCGCGATGAGTCCCTCGATCGGTACAGCCTTCCGACGAGCCGGCTCCTCCGTGAGAACGCCCGGACCTCCAACCAGCTTGAGCGTCAGATCGCGCTCCAGTCGCAGAGCTTCGAGGACCTGCTGGCGCTCGCCGAGCGGCACAAGGAACGGCTGGACCAGACTCCGGCAATGCTACCCACACAAGGTCGCCTGACCTCCGGCTACGGCATGCGCCGCCACCCGATCTTCCGCGCGCGCAAGATGCACAACGGGGTTGATTTCTCTACGCCCGTCGGCACCCCCGTGTACGCTACCGCCGATGGCGTCGTGAGCTTCCGGGGCGTCAGCGGTGGCTACGGCAACCTGCTCCGCATCCGCCACGCCAAGAGCAACCGCGAGACGCGGTATGCGCACCTCTCCCGGTTCGCCCCTGGGGTCTCAGAGGGCAGCGCCGTTAAGCGCGGCGACCTGGTAGCCTACACGGGCAACACCGGGCTCTCCACAGCCCCGCACCTGCACTACGAAGTCCGCGACCTGGGTGGCGAACCTCTCAATCCGGTCACCACGTTTGCACCCGGTGTGACCCCGCAAGAGTACCAGGATCTCGTCGAACAGGCCGCAGAGGACAACCCCATGCTGGGCGGCACCTGA
- a CDS encoding DUF2795 domain-containing protein translates to MYWTLELAAHLEDAPWPATKDELIDYADRTGAPLEVTQNLLEIEDDGEPYESIEEVWPDYPTTTDDFYYEEE, encoded by the coding sequence ATGTACTGGACGCTCGAACTCGCCGCGCATCTCGAAGACGCGCCCTGGCCTGCCACCAAAGACGAACTGATCGACTACGCCGACCGCACCGGCGCCCCGCTGGAGGTGACGCAGAACCTCCTCGAAATCGAAGACGACGGCGAGCCCTACGAGAGCATCGAGGAGGTTTGGCCCGACTACCCCACGACGACCGACGACTTCTACTACGAGGAGGAATAG